The proteins below come from a single Paenarthrobacter ureafaciens genomic window:
- a CDS encoding CU044_2847 family protein, whose product MTDVLRYEVGAGTVLVEVEDGSFGVDHPGRNEQGILDVGRRLEDALASVRPAATAALDSMQELAPETLEIEFGIKLAGDAGALVAKSTAEGHFIVRMTWNPAVQHTGHEAPVDVH is encoded by the coding sequence GTGACGGACGTACTGAGATATGAAGTTGGCGCCGGAACAGTGCTGGTGGAGGTTGAAGACGGCAGCTTCGGAGTGGACCACCCCGGGCGCAACGAACAAGGCATCCTGGATGTCGGCCGGCGCCTGGAAGACGCCCTCGCCAGCGTTCGTCCGGCCGCCACGGCCGCACTGGATTCGATGCAGGAGCTCGCTCCGGAAACCCTGGAAATCGAATTCGGCATCAAGCTCGCCGGCGACGCAGGAGCGCTCGTCGCCAAGTCAACCGCCGAAGGCCACTTCATTGTGCGGATGACCTGGAACCCGGCGGTCCAACACACCGGACACGAAGCGCCTGTGGACGTGCACTAA